ATCTAAAGCTCCAGCGGCACGTTGTAAAGTTGAGCCGAGCGCGGGATCGTCTGgatgttgaagttggaggcGTTGACCTGGAAACGGTTGAGCTGCGTTGACGCCAATTTTCTGTAGGGCGGCATGGAACTCATTCATAACGGCCCGCGAGCTTTGCTGGTCGAAAGAGTCGCGTATCCCAGGAATAGAGATCATCAGGTATGACCATTTAGCAAGTGACGCGCCAATGTTAAATCTAATATCCGACATGTTCCAACTACCTAAGCGGAGATCAGCGgccttgttgttcttgtagATAACCTTTGGACCAAAAAGGATGCGACCTGGGACTTTGATGAGTCCCGGTGTGATTTTCAGGCCAAAAGAACGCTGAACGGTGTTAGTATGTAATATACAAAATTGAAGCGAAAACGTACCAAAAGTACATTGGTGTTCTCATCTAGACCAGCAGTCTGCACACCCTCACTATAAATCGAGTTCGCGTTTTCCCACGGCTTTCGAACAGCGTGGCGAATCATCTGCTGCGCTTGGCTGCCGTTGAGCTTCGACTTGGAGGGCTGACCCGGGAGGACAACGCAGACCTCTGCTGGGAGATACATCGGATTGTCCCGGTTGCCACAGTTAACCAACGGAAGTTGGGTATCTTGCAGAACTCGATTGTATGCTGCGTCACAGTCAGTGATGCTGTATCGAGTGATGGATAGTGAAAATGACACACTTATTCTGAAAAAGTCAAACACAGTGATATACCTCCCAGAGGTAGAAGCTGCTGAGCTCTCTGCCTGGGCCTTACCCTTCCCTTTGCCCTTCCCCTTCGCGCCTCCCTTGGCTACCGGCTTAGGTGCACTAGAGGAGCTGGCTTCACCATCGAGCCAGAACTCCACATCTTTGGCACCTGCCCCGTGCTGTCTAACGCGCGGTGGGTGGGCCAAACCATGTCCATCGTCCTTCCTAGCAAGCCCGAAGATAGTCTTGACGCGGGGAACAACTTCGTTGGCTTTGTTACGCTTCTCGGGAAGATGCGTAGTCTGTATGCGAACCAATTTGAGAAATCGTTCCAACATGACGGTGTTGTGAAGTCCGTAACTTTTCATGAGCTCCGGTAAAGGAACAGCATGGTAAAACGCTCCATGGCTCACGTTGATATTGACGAGAATGCGACAAGTCGCTACGCGCACACTCGAAAAGAAGCCTCGAATGATTTCCAAACCGGAGCCGATGTCTCCTCTTGCTGCGTCACTGCTGAGAGAAAAGCTCTTTGTCGATCCAATTGTGACGAGGTTCTTTGCGGATTTGGCATAGTGGTTCAGGAAGATATTCAGAGCCTGCGTCAACTCCTGCTTATCTACCAATGACTGGCTGAGGCTCGTTGAGTTCAGGTAGTTGACCAACTCGCCGACATTTAAAGTTTTCGTATATTGGACGCGAACCTTGTATATGGTAGCCCTAGCAGTCGGTTCGTCTTCACCTTCTGAGCGATAGGGGACCTCAACGAGGACCTCGTCCTGCGAAAACTTAGTTTTGGAGACAAGAGTAAACCTGAAATCTGTTGCAATGTCGCCCTGTTGGGCTGCAAATTCCGGCGCCTGGAGTAGTAGCTGCACAACCCGGAAATGTTTCTTACCGACAGCTACAGGGCTGATCTGGATATCGTATCGATGCAAGGTCAAGTTCGACGGCGGCAATAATTCGACGTAGTTTGCCGTGAGTTGAACCTTGATGCCCCGGGTACCATATCCCGGACGACTGGGAAAGCCTTCGGTTAGCTTCAGGCTATCAAGATCGAACTTGTTCTTTGTCGCTAGGTGCAATGCATCTTCGACCTTTGCAACCTGGGAATTCTGGCCTTGGGAGTTGCTATAGTATCGACAAAATTAGCATTTGGTACGACCATAACTTTGCTCCGTATGGTCCTTACGGAAAGACCTGGATAGTTTGTTGACCACCGCCAGTCGGCCTTCTATAccctcctcttccacctCCAGCTCGTCCTCTACTTCCGCCCGTATCGCCTCGGAAACTACCGCTGCCCCCCCGAGGTCCATAATTGCCCTGGCCACCTCTTCCTCCGCCTCTTCCCCGGCCTCCATGATATCCACCGCCTCTGTTCCCACTAGACATGGTATTGAATGGCTGAGCTGGGAATCCAAGCAAGATATTGAAGCAAAGCGATCCGTAAGACGTCGAAGGAGATTGAATGAGAAGGAGCGAAGCGGGGTGTTGGGTGACTGCTATTCCGGTTAGTGGCTATGCCCGGAAGCGGGTTGACCGACAGCCGAGTTACTGTGACGTGATTTGAACGCCCCTGCTCGCCACTGTCCCCAAACCTTCCACTATTATTTTTCAACCCTGCGTTATGTAGATCCTAGTGACCATGATTCTGGTTCTGGCGCACGATGCGTGAGCCGTTCAAGCTGCTAATCAAGCAATCAGAATGTGCAGATTGCGTACATGATATGGTATGACGTGGGCAAATAGCCAACAATGAAAGTAATGCGCATCCTGCAAGCGATAAACTAATCGCCGCACGTGAATATAATCGTCATGATGCCGTCTGTGGATCTGCACCCCCCAAACCCCACTTGGGAAAACATCTGGCCACGATTCATACTGGATATGTCGGAACGATATGGCCTCAAAATGAGAAGATTAGATAACTTATTTAGAGTAACAAACCCAATAGATACGAGATTAAAGAGTCGACCTAGAGCTGTTTCTCAAATCGCCTGCCGAGCAGTCTCGTTATTATTCAAACTTATCCATGTACAATCATGTCTATAAGCTAGTAGATGACAGATACCTGAGATGAAACCTCTGCAAGCCAGTCGAAAATTCATGACTAATGCTATCGTGGTTCAAAGACAACCATTACTGTTCTAAATAATGGAAAAGACCTCAGTAGACCTGCAGTTATCAAATCCCCATGTGCTCTAAACTTGGCCATTATCCATGAATTGTCTAGATTATAATCTTTTCATCAACATAATGATCGGTAGTGCCTATACCACAAAACATTCCGCTTGATAATTTAATCTCGAAACCAAAGTGCTGCTCCGTTCCGAATTTCTTCATGGTGTAGGGGCCAACAAGGCTACTTTGGCACAAGCCGCGGGTCCTGTCGCATACGGCGACTGTCAAGCCGGTTGCGCTGGTGTTGTTATGGCTTGCTACGGTGCAGCCGGGTAAAACATGGGGTGCTACCGTCGGAGCTACAGTCCCGGCATCAATCGTCGCCTGCAACAGCGTGTTTGGGGCAGGACCCGCGGAGACAGTCGTCAAGAGGATGGCCAGGGTGACGATAAGAACAAGAGCTTCATTGATGAGGATAGTGGCTTAATATAAGGTCTTTTTGTATGCAGGCTAGATTCCGGGATTACCCTAAGTAATGAGAAGAATCAGGTTGTTTCTGTATGAATAGAGCTTGAACTTATGTGTCAGATATTAAGGTGTATCGTGTATATTTCTTGATTTTGTCGCAATCGAAGGACTATTGAGACCATATATCTTCGACTGGTTCCTTCTAGGACTTGAGTCCTagaaagtcctagatgaaagTCCTACGATCTAAGTTTAGGGCGTCAAACTTTAATCCTGAACCTTAATcctgaagttgagggtgAACCCTCCAACATTCAACACCTACATATGGAAGCCCCGTACATGACGAATCTCACTTCGAGGGTTGGTCCGACACAGATTCATGCAGCGGAGGCAGCATCACTAAGTACGATTGGCGGCTTGCTGTAGTCAAGACTCGGTTATATACCAGTCATGTCAATGTCACACAGTACTGGACCTGGGTTGGTCAGATACAATGTTTCCAACACCAAGCACTCAAAGATGTGAGATCGATTTCCATGTCAACCTCGcagagattgaggagatgaaATGGAATATCGAAGCACTTCGCGTTCACATCGTTATGAAAAAGGATGCCGGAAAGCTTGCTGCGGATGGCAAGCCTCGAGGCGATGTTATGGCATCTTTTCCACGAGCACGCACAATGCGACGCTTTCACTTCTTTTGTAGAGAAAGGGGCATTAAGTTGGACAAAAGGGACCCGTAAGTGTAACACCAAAGAAGAATTGTGACGGAATTTGGAACTGACCTGGATGATAGCGAGCAACTCAATAGTCTATGGAATTCCATTGTTTCTGAACAATTGCCCGGTCGAGGCTATTCCCATCAACAGTTGGTGAAATGAGTTTCGTCGTCTGCGAGTGGCAATGAAATGTATTGAAAGAAGCATGTTCTATTACACTAGAGGCTATTGAGGCATACATACCACAAGAGCATGAGCCCAAGGCTTTCAAATCAACCCCtattttctctttctcaCACCACTCAGTCATCCGTGTGGTGATACCATTGTTATGAGGGGATTCCATTTGTAGCTCTTGGAGTCTTTGAAGATAAGATCTGATAGAGGTTTCCCGTAAGTAAATAGATAACATCAGTTGTGCTTTATTCGTTTCTGTCTGCTAGCATGAAAGAAGACCAGCAACTGGCAATGGGTTTCCCGTGTATTTGTAAAAAGGCAGGTTTCTATTGCCTTTAAAGTGTAACTTTCAGTCAGactaagtataataaaagcaCTTTTCCAGTCAAACGAATTCCCTAGTCTTTTAACCGCGATTGCGGTCGTCTTTCATGAGTGATAGACGCTACTTGGGCTCAGTCACAAGCACTCATCGTTTCAAGCCTCTCAATCATTTGGGATTACAACGAGTCGACATGGTTGGCCTCGAGACTTTACTGACGTTATATCCGCAAATTGGAATCTTAGTTCGCGCGAACCCTGACAATTCGAGCCATAAGCCTTGCTATGTTTCGTTTGAATACATTTTATGTGACCACTTAGGTTTCGTGAGCGAAGCTCTGCAGTCCCCAGAACAGAAGGATGAAAGCCATGCTGACATTGTGTGCTACTTCCGATGTCCCACGATCCTTGATACCCAGAAACATCAGGACTCTCGGAAGCATTCAGAGGCATCACGCTTTGACATTAGTTGTTCATCAGGCATAGACTCTGACGAGCCACTCTCTTATACTCTTTCGCCAGCGCTGTTAATAGTCTCATGATCCCAGGAATGGATGAGATCAGGTAACGATCGATCATACTTTGCTCGTAGTTGACGTAGATAACCTTTGGGGGAGGAACACTGTTGAAAGAGGTGCAGTAGCTGGGCCCGTAGGCAGCGGGGCCGTATATCTTCTCGTTGCCATTTGCATCCTTTCCCAGGATAATGTCGTCACTATCACAGGTTGGCCCGTAGAGAACGCAAGGCCCCGTTGTTCCAGGAGGATGGCATGTATGCCACTCGAACGAAATCTTGCTACCTTCTTTCAATCCGTGATGTGTACCGGCAGAGAGATAGACGCGACTCGGATTAGTACTCAGATCAGTGTTCAAACTTGGCTGggagatgttgatgacatggATTTGCAGCCATCCCGCCTTGGAGATAAGGGCACGCCCGGGCTCCGTCGTCATGGTCAACTTGCCATCCCAATCCGCAAAGGCCGAAGAGAAATCATCCATGGTAGTCTTGTTGTAATCAGTGAAGGAAGGGGCATCCTTGGTCGAGATACCGGCCCACCCTCCACCTATATTGGCAAGCTTCATCTTGATACCAAGTTCTCCTTTGACATCCCGGAAGAGCTTGGAAAACTGAACAAACGCGTCTTTGGCGAGGTTCTGAGTGCCGCGATAGCCTGAAAGGCCAACAAAAGTGAGGCCATCACTTTTAGCTTTCTCGATGATCTTGAACGCTACTTCTGTGCTGACACCAAAGTGGGTGGAGAAAGGCTTGTCAGATCCTTTGCTGGAAGAGATGAGTCGACAAAAGGGCTTGAGTTCGGCAAGGACAGTGGCCACgtctccatctccaagctCTGCAACCTCGCGAGCGGCCTGAAGTATATGATCAACCTGCGAGAGGCTGTCGACGGCATAATACTGGATCAATAACACTAGTCAGAAGATAAAATGCTTGCTTCGGCGACATCCCAACCATCATGTTTTCTTAACATCGAAGCACAAGGAAACCTATGACGCTTTTCTAGAGAGGAGTCAGGAGGAAACTGAAGGCAAAGGTTTTATCTAAGTCTGCAAAGAAAGAAGCTTCCGGGCCCAATTGAATGCATTGGCCAGTGTGCATGCAATTTGCTATTTATATTTGGTTTATAACAAGCTAGGCCTCATCTCCTGGAGTGAAAGGCTAGGCATACCTGTGGTAGTCTATATACTCAGGTCGTTTTAATActcattatcatcatcggGTGGCTGCAGGAAGCTTGACTCCGTGTCGTCTGTGGATCGAACGTGTGATGATTCGTGCTTAGTCTGAAACTCTTGAACTCCGAAACCTCCTATAAAGATTTCGAATTCGCTTCTTGTAGTCATGAGGGCCCCGCCTGCGGGAATCCATTGTCGTGAGAGAAGGTTCAGCCCTTGTACGCGGGCCTTGCGCTTGTGAAGAGTTAAGACTCATAGCCAAGGTTGAATTCCGACAACCTAAATCTCCAATTACCGCCTGTTTTTTCCATACCACTGGCTTACCCTCACTCAGGTCGCAAAGTCGTCGGAACTGCATTTGTGCTTATTCTAGTTGGGAAAACTTCGCCTCATTCACACCAGAAAGTCACTCAAAATTCGCACTCGCTGTCTTGCGACCTCGGAGTCTTCGCCCATAACCTTCATGATCTGAATCATGCGTACTGTTAACAACTTGTGAGCAAACAGGCCGGAGCCAGCAAGGCATGAACACGCACTGATATCGGCTTTTGCCCTGACAAGGAGAGGGCCTTCTGTCACCTTGTTTCTATCTTCTGGCTCTAGAGCAGTCTCGCTCAGCACATTACCGATACACAGAGCCTCCAAGAATGCTCGGTGGTTGAATCCCCACCAAGCACACGCTTCGATTTCAAAAAGGGAGAAGAAAGTGAAGAAGGCTGTGATCGCGTCGTGTGCTGCATCCAGGGTCGCATGAATATTGGCAGGAACATCAGGGCTCTCAGAAGCATAAACGAGCATCAGATTATGGAAGTAGTTGTTGGTCAGGAACAAAGTCTGACGAACCACCCTCTTATTTGTTTTCGCCATTGCCGTGATGCGATCAGGATCCCAAGACCTGAAGACATCAGGAAACGATTGGTAGACAGCTCGGAAATCGGCAATCAACTTCGATCTCTGTCTTACTGTGGTGCAAATTGGCAGCTCTAACGACCTTGGCGAGCAGATTGTCTCCTGGACCAAGTTGGCGAGAGTCCAGCAGCCTCGAATATACGCTGCATCTGCGAAATCGCTTTGTGCAATCGACGAACTATCATCTAGTGGATTTTCCACGGAAATATCCGTATGTGTCGCTGGAGGCGGCAGCGAGAGTATGACGGCCAGTGATGTACCTTGGAGGAGGACAGCTTGCCAGATCTTGCGTcgctgctgcttctcgaACAAGTTGGCATCCGGAGTTACTACCAGGATCAGTAAAAGAAGAGACACCAACAAGCAACAGGCACACACCAATAGTTGGATCTCTATGTAGACCCATAGCATGAGCTTGCCGTATCGAAATGCCTGAAAACGCCCAAGCATCCGATGTGTGGTTGTTGTTGACCAGGAAGTAGGCTAATAATACCATGGCCTGGATTGACCGCAATGATGCACTGCTAAGATACGTAGCAATACGCAGAGACTGGCTGCTGGCCGAAGCATAGAACTCTGCTGTCAGCTTCCGTTCTTGGAAAGGTGTTGTCGATGTGACAAACTGTGTGCCCAAGGCTAGCATGGCAAATATCAATGCAACGAAGGTTGGATCTGTGCTGCTGGTCTTTTCTTGCTGCTTTAATTGCCAGAAATATTCGTAGTCTGCATAGAATGTCTGGCGATGTATCACCGGATACACAGGGTCAACACATTCAAAGTAACGGCTGAGTAGTATATCGGCTTGGATTTTCTCTGGAAGCACTGAAATAGGGTCATGTAAGCCCCCTTCACCAGTCCAGTAGTTGACAAAAGGGTGCTCGGATCCAATACCAAAAACGTTGCTTGCAGAAGGCGAAGAGTAAGGTACGTTGGACAGAAGACCAATAGAAAGCGCATCGGCGCCGTGCGAGGAGGCCCTAAGATCACTCAACATGCCTCTATCTGCAATATTTGGAATACGGGGCTTTCCATTGGAACCATACTTCTTCTTAGAGGTTGTCGTAATGCGGCAGCCATTGGAGGCGGATCCAGTGGT
This genomic interval from Fusarium oxysporum f. sp. lycopersici 4287 chromosome 3, whole genome shotgun sequence contains the following:
- a CDS encoding hypothetical protein (At least one base has a quality score < 10), encoding MTNQYLDFPSVCENGLGRLDNLLTYSKCDRDRPRCHACVKRQTDCRYTHVANLLKETTGSASNGCRITTTSKKKYGSNGKPRIPNIADRGMLSDLRASSHGADALSIGLLSNVPYSSPSASNVFGIGSEHPFVNYWTGEGGLHDPISVLPEKIQADILLSRYFECVDPVYPVIHRQTFYADYEYFWQLKQQEKTSSTDPTFVALIFAMLALGTQFVTSTTPFQERKLTAEFYASASSQSLRIATYLSSASLRSIQAMVLLAYFLVNNNHTSDAWAFSGISIRQAHAMGLHRDPTIVTPDANLFEKQQRRKIWQAVLLQGTSLAVILSLPPPATHTDISVENPLDDSSSIAQSDFADAAYIRGCWTLANLVQETICSPRSLELPICTTVRQRSKLIADFRAVYQSFPDVFRSWDPDRITAMAKTNKRVVRQTLFLTNNYFHNLMLVYASESPDVPANIHATLDAAHDAITAFFTFFSLFEIEACAWWGFNHRAFLEALCIGNVLSETALEPEDRNKVTEGPLLVRAKADIIRMIQIMKVMGEDSEVARQRVRILSDFLV
- a CDS encoding hypothetical protein (At least one base has a quality score < 10), which encodes MTNQYLDFPSVCENGLGRLDNLLTYSKCDRDRPRCHACVKRQTDCRYTHVANLLKETTGSASNGCRITTTSKKKASSHGADALSIGLLSNVPYSSPSASNVFGIGSEHPFVNYWTGEGGLHDPISVLPEKIQADILLSRYFECVDPVYPVIHRQTFYADYEYFWQLKQQEKTSSTDPTFVALIFAMLALGTQFVTSTTPFQERKLTAEFYASASSQSLRIATYLSSASLRSIQAMVLLAYFLVNNNHTSDAWAFSGISIRQAHAMGLHRDPTIVTPDANLFEKQQRRKIWQAVLLQGTSLAVILSLPPPATHTDISVENPLDDSSSIAQSDFADAAYIRGCWTLANLVQETICSPRSLELPICTTVRQRSKLIADFRAVYQSFPDVFRSWDPDRITAMAKTNKRVVRQTLFLTNNYFHNLMLVYASESPDVPANIHATLDAAHDAITAFFTFFSLFEIEACAWWGFNHRAFLEALCIGNVLSETALEPEDRNKVTEGPLLVRAKADIIRMIQIMKVMGEDSEVARQRVRILSDFLV
- a CDS encoding hypothetical protein (At least one base has a quality score < 10), yielding MSSGNRGGGYHGGRGRGGGRGGQGNYGPRGGSGSFRGDTGGSRGRAGGGRGGYRRPTGGGQQTIQVFPNSQGQNSQVAKVEDALHLATKNKFDLDSLKLTEGFPSRPGYGTRGIKVQLTANYVELLPPSNLTLHRYDIQISPVAVGKKHFRVVQLLLQAPEFAAQQGDIATDFRFTLVSKTKFSQDEVLVEVPYRSEGEDEPTARATIYKVRVQYTKTLNVGELVNYLNSTSLSQSLVDKQELTQALNIFLNHYAKSAKNLVTIGSTKSFSLSSDAARGDIGSGLEIIRGFFSSVRVATCRILVNINVSHGAFYHAVPLPELMKSYGLHNTVMLERFLKLVRIQTTHLPEKRNKANEVVPRVKTIFGLARKDDGHGLAHPPRVRQHGAGAKDVEFWLDGEASSSSAPKPVAKGGAKGKGKGKGKAQAESSAASTSGRYITVFDFFRITYNRVLQDTQLPLVNCGNRDNPMYLPAEVCVVLPGQPSKSKLNGSQAQQMIRHAVRKPWENANSIYSEGVQTAGLDENTNVLLRSFGLKITPGLIKVPGRILFGPKVIYKNNKAADLRLGSWNMSDIRFNIGASLAKWSYLMISIPGIRDSFDQQSSRAVMNEFHAALQKIGVNAAQPFPGQRLQLQHPDDPALGSTLQRAAGALDLLFIILPGANIPLYKRIKTIADKNYGIHTICSVGSKLAKDRGREQYMANVALKFNLKLGGINQIVENKNLGVIDQDKTMVVGIDVTHPSPGSASNAPSVSAMVASIDKFLGQWPATLRIQRARQENVDDLTQMLKSRLGLWKTKGKHAALPENILIYRDGVSEGQYDMVLSQELPQLRRACEQMYPAADTKKGLPRFTIIVCGKRHKTRFYPTTEQDCDRSGNTKPGTVVDRGVTEARNWDFFLQAHAALQGTARPCHYYIVHDEIFRQIYAKSIPVPFQSIADIVEDLTHNMCYLLLENPGIPFPSGFRLLV